The genome window CCTGGACCTTTACCTCCTGGCCGGGCCGGATCTGTCCCTGGAACCGCTCCGGCACCGACGCTTTCAGCTTCAAGGGATCGTCACGGACGAGGGTCAACAGCTTGGTATTCTGCATGCTGCCGCCGGCAATGTACTGACCCGCAGAAACGTTTCGTTCTTTGATCGAGCCATCGATAGGAGCCCGAATTACCGTGTACTGGAGGTTCCGACGGGCCAGATCCAGCGCCGCCTGCTGCTCCCTGAGTTGATCGGCAAGCGCCCTCACCTGACTCATGGCGCCATCAAGCGCCGCCTGCAAGGCTTGAGACTTGGCCAGAGCGGTATCCAGATCGTTCCGGGAGACAGCACCTTCCTTATACAGGCTCTGCATCCGCTCATACCACAGGGCAGCGTCATCAGAGTTGGCCTTGGCCTGACGAACCACCGGCTGCTGATCGTCAGGTAGCATATCTCCGCCATCCATCGCGCCGAGCCTCGTTCGCGTTTGACGGAGGATCGCCTCGGCCTTGCCGACCTGCAACTGCAAGTCCGCCTGGTCGAGTTGAAGCAGCGGCTGTCCTGCCCTCACCCGGTCCCCCAGGTCAACCAGAACCCTCTCCACAGACCCTGATACCTGGCCGTAGACCATCACCTCCTCGTCCGCTTCGAGGGTGCCGACGACCTCCACGCGTCGTATCATATCCCTGGCCTCGACGGGGGCCACGGTAATCGCGAGGCTCTGCTCCTTCGCCACGGCCGAGGCGCCGTTGGCAGCCTGCTCACGGGAGCAGCCCAGAGCCACCAACGGAAGGAGCAGCGAGAGCCCAATACCTAGATACAGGAAGTCGCGCCTCACCGTTCGATCCCTTTCAGAAAGACGGAGACGAACAGCTCTACGACCTGCTCTGGGGAAGAACGGCGAGGACGTTTCACTCCGAACAGTTCATGGATCAACAGGTAATGCACGATCATCCCGATGAACCCGCGCGCGGCGACCAGCGTATCTATCGACCGGAACCGCCCCTCTTTGATCCGTCTACGAATGTAGCTGCTCAGAAATTCGTGCAGCCTCTTGACTCGAGATTCGAAGAAGATTTCGGACAATTCGTGTCCTTCGAGGGCGCTGAATAGCAGAAGTCGCATGAGGCTCGGGTCGGCTTCGGTCTGCTCGATCATCTTCAGTCCTACCGCCCGCAAAACCCCGGCGTCGTCTTTCTTTTGCGCGGCGGTCGCTGCGCTCGCCAGCAACTCCTCCGTCACGGACTTTGCCTCGATGATCGCAAAATACAGCTCACGCTTCGTCGCGAAATGCCTGTAGATCATCGCCTCGCTGATGCCGGCGGCCTCTGCGATCTCGCGCGTCCTGGTTCCCCTGAATCCCTTCCGCGAGAACAGCTCCACCGCCACCTCGACAATCTGCCGCCGCCGCTCTTCGGCGCTCAGGCGTTCTTTCATCTTGGCTCCTCGAAAAATAGCTGTCAGCGATCAGCCGTCAGCTTCGGACAAATCCCCCCTCGGCTCCCCCTTTTTGCAAAAAGGGGTTGGGGCGATTGTCATGCTGCATGGGTGGCCCTGGCGCTATGACAATTCCTAACAGATGACGCGCGAATACGGTACCGAAGAATTACAATAAGTAAATACTTACATACTTACGTGATCCGATAAAAATGTCAACCCCTTTCGCCGCCGACGCACAGCGATGGACAATGAGTTGAGGCAGTGCTGGGGCGAATCGATGGGTACGCACACCATCGGCAATCGAAGGGTATGCAGCGTGACAGGGCGGGATATTTCCAACGTGCTGCCGTTCTCTACTCTATAACCTTGAAGACCTGATCGTGTAGACGGACGCGTTCGCGCACCTTGACCCCGATCACCTGGCCCGTCTCCGCTCGCTGGAGAGTCTGGTGTTCAAGCTGGATCGAGTCCACCCGCTGGGTGAACTCAGTCGTGTGGCCCTTAATATGGATGGTGTCGCCCACCACTAAAAAGCCTTCGGTGATCTCGATTCCGGCTACTCCCACCTTGGCGAAATACTCGTTGATGTAACCTACCTTCATCTCCGGCATGGTAGTCCTCCTTCCCCTTCAACGGCAACTCTACCTCCCCTTCCGGCCGCCTCTTCTCCAGTAGATCCGTCACAACTTCTTCGAAACATCGCACCATGACTTCATCATATCGTGAGCCCGACAAGGAGTCAAACAACCTCAGGGCTACCGACAGCGCACTTCGGAAGCTGCACTGTCTATCATTGGATTCGCGCGACAGAAAGGACATCTAGTTGCTGCAAAAAACCGGCAGATATGATATGTATATCGCGGTGAGGTTACGCGAATAGCGTTGAGAGGCGACACAGATGTTATACGATGCCTTTGGACGGTGAGGAAAGGAACAACAGATCTATGGAGGTTGAGAGACCTACGCCGCGAACAATCGCCTACTTCTCTATGGAGGTCGCGCTCGAAAGCGCTCTGCCCACCTACAGCGGAGGGCTTGGTGTGTTGGCTGGCGATATGCTGCGCAGCGCTGCCGACTTGGGACTGTCCATGGTCGGTGTCACGCTCCTGCATCGGAAGGGCTACTTTTCCCAACGGCTCGATGAAGAGGGGCGCCAGTACGAGGAGCCGGCCACGTGGCCCGTAGACCAACTCCTCCACCTTACGGAGAGTACGTGCCAGGTAGAGATCGAGGGACGGCCGGTTACCATACGCGCATGGCGATATCTGATCACCGGGACGTCAGGCACTATCGTTCCGGTGTTCCTGTTGGATACGGATCTGCCCTGCAACGATCCCTATGACCGTACACTGACCGACTACCTGTATGGCGGTGATCAGCGGTATCGCCTGTGCCAGGAGGTTATTCTCGGGGTAGGCGGCGTGCGCATGCTGCGGGCGATGGGGTACACGCAGGTCTTCAGGTTCCACATGAATGAAGGCCATGCCGCCCTGTTGGCCTTGGAACTATTGGCCGAGGCGCTCAAGCAAACGCCGCAGCAACAGGAGGATGCCGTCGATCTGGTGAAGCGCCTCTGTGTCTTTACCACTCACACGCCTATTCCCGCCGGCCACGATCAGTTTCCCCTCGACTTGGCCCAACGCATCCTGGACGCGAACCACTGGAAGGCGTTGCACACTCTGGTACAACCCCTTGGGTGCTGTACCGGTTCACTCCACATGACATGTGTCGGACTCCATTTAAGCAATTACGTCAACGGGGTGACCAAACGACATAGCGAGGTGTCACGAACCTTGTTCCCGAACCTCGCCATCGGTTCCATCACCAACGGCGTACATTCCGCTACATGGACCGCTCCGGCATTTCGCATCTTGTATGATCGATATACCCCGGATTGGCGAGAGGACAGCTTCTGCCTGCGATATGCTCTCGGTATGCCCCTCAACGCCATTCGGCAGGCCCATGACGAGGCAAAGCAGTTGCTGATCAAAGAGATCAACAGAAGGACAGACGCGGCCTTCGATCAACATGCCTTCACCATAGGCTTCGCGAGGAGGGCGACCGCCTACAAGCGCCCGGATCTCCTTTTTTTCGATCCGGAGCGGCTCAGGCGTATTTCGATTCAGCACGGCCCGTTGCAGGTGATCTTTTCCGGGAAGGCGCATCCCAAGGATGACGAGGGAAAGACGCTGATTCAAAAAATATTCCGTTGGGCGAAGGAACTGGCGCCTGAGGTCAAAATCGCCTACCTACCCAACTATGATCTGGATCTGGGTCTGTTGCTCACCTCAGGTACTGACCTGTGGCTCAATACGCCACAGCCACCCCATGAAGCATCCGGCACCAGCGGGATGAAGGCGGCCCACAACGGGGTGCCGAGCCTCAGCGTACTCGACGGTTGGTGGCTGGAAGTGCCCCTGGAAGGGGTAACAGGCTGGGCAATCGGTTCCCGGGACAACGGGACATTCGAAAGGCGTGATGACAAAGACGCAGAAGAGCTGTACGGTAAGCTGGAGGACACGATCCTGCCTCTCTACTACGGCAACCCGGACCATTGGGCGGAGTTGATGCGATTTACGATCGCGCTCAATGCCTCTTTCTTCAATACCCATAGGATGATCCAGGAGTACGTTACGCACGCCTACCGAGATCGGTAGGGCAGGCCACCTGTCGCCGATTCCCGTTGCCTATCAGCCGTGGCATCCTCTATAATGCCCCAGACAATGCTCTCCACTGAGGATGTGAAGATGCGATCGGCCTGTGACGTTCTACATCTGCGCAACAATACGGTCCGGTCGCTTCAGCGGGAACTGGACAGCCTGAAGGCTGATGGCCTGCACCGATGGCTCAGACGGGTCGATAGTCCCCAAGGCTCACGGATTCGCGTAGACGGCAGAGAGGCGATCCACCTCGCCGGGAACGACTACCTTGGCTTGGCCTGCCACCCGCTCCTCACGCAGGCCGCCTGCCAGGCCGCCCTGCAGTACGGCTGCGCCGCAGCCTCAGCCCGTCTGATCTCGGGTAACTACGATCTCTATCCTCAACTAGAGGAACAGCTTGCCCGCTTCAAACAGACCGAGGCTGCCCTCCTGTTCAGCACCGGGTATCAGGCCAACCTGGGCGTGATCTCCGCCCTGATGGGCTCACAGGATGTGGTGTTTAGCGATGCGCTGAACCATGCCAGTATCGTTGACGGCTGTCGACTGTCGCGTGCCCAGGTCAGAATCTTCCCGCACAACGACCTTATCACCCTGGAGCGCCTGTTGAAACAAGAGATCTCCACCGGGCGACGGCTTATCGTCGTCGATGGTCTCTACAGCATGGATGGGGACGTGGCGCCCTTGAGGGAAATCGTCGGACTGGCAGAACGCTACGATTGCATGACGTTGGTCGATGATTCTCACGGCACCGGCGTGCTGGGCGAGACCGGGCGAGGTACCGCCGAGGCGATGGGCGTGCTGGGCCGGATCGATATCGAGACCGGAAGCCTCGCCAAGGCGCTGGGCGGCTTTGGCGCCTATGTCGTCGGGAGCCGCACCGTCGTCGAGTACCTGATCAATCGGGCCAGACCTTTCATCTTCACCTGTGCGCTGCCGCCTGCAGTGCCCGCAACTGTGCTCAAAGCGCTCACCATCGTGGATCAAGAGCCTCAGCGGCGGCAGCGACTGTGGGACAACACCCGGTACATGAGGGCGGGCCTGCGTGAGGTCGGGTTTGAGGTCAGCCCAAGCGGAACCCAGATCATCCCGCTGATGGTGGGTGAACCTGAGCGTACCATGCGCTTCTGTCAGGAACTTCTAGACCGCGGTGTCTTTGCCCAGGGGATCCGCTACCCCTCCGTGCCGCGCGGGACCGAACGGATCCGGCTTACTGTGACAGCCGCGCACAGCAAGGCGGATCTGGATGCTGCACTGGCAGCCCTAGCCGAGGCCGGGCGCACCCTTCAACTCGTGTAGATGGCCTTCCGAAAGGAAGCAGTAGAAGACGGGAGCAACGATGGCGCAACGCAATGGAAGCGCTGGTGATCTAAAGGGCAGGCAGATCGCCCTCGTACTGCTGTTACTGGTCGTCCTTGCGGTTGGCGGTCAGACCGTCCCCCTCTACTCCGACTGGCTCTGGTTCCAGGAGGTGAAACTCACCAAGGTTTTCGTCACGATGCTCACGACGCAACTGACGCTGGCGGTCGCATTCGGCCTGACCTTTGCGGTCTTGGTTTACGTGAACCTGTACCTGGCCAGTCGATTTACCACCACCGATGTGCTCCTCGAGGTGGAGGACCGGTTCGGACTCCCCAGCCGCCTGGTGATCGAACCGTACTTCCGTCCACTCTTGATCCCGGGCGTTCTCGGACTCGGCGTCTTCTCGGCATTTCGGGCGGCCGCCGCATGGGAACGTTACATCCGCTTTGCCAACGCCTTACCCTTCGATATTCAGGACCCGATCTTTCGGCAGGACGTCGGCTTCTACGTCTTCAAGCTGCCCTTCCTCTCCTTCCTGTACAGTTGGCTGCTCAGCTCGGTCATCCTGATCCTCCTGCTGACCACCATGACGTACCTCCTCTTCCGGGGCATACAGCTTACGACCCGCGGGCCGATTATTGCGCGCCTGGCGAGGACACACCTGCTTGTGCTCGGCGCATTGCTGTTCCTGATTAAGGCCGTTGGCTACCGACTCGACACCTATCAGCTCCTCTACTCCCCTAGCGGAATGGTCTTCGGCGCCAGCTATAGCGACATCAACGCCAGCCTCCCGGCCCTCAATTTTCTGACGATCCTGGCCATTTTTGTCGCCCTCCTCTGCCTGGCCCAAATCTTCCAGCGCGGCTGGCGATTGGTGCTGGTCGGTATCGGCATGTTGGTTCTTGCCAGCCTCATCGGTCTGGGTCTCTATCCGAGTTTTATCCAGCGCTTCCGCGTCGTTCCGAATGAGATCGTGGCCGAAAGCCCCTACATCACCCACAACATTCATTTCACCCGTCAGGCCTATGGACTCGACCGGATCGATGAGCGAGAGTTTCCGGCCGAGGAAACCCTGACCCGCGAAGACCTGCGACGCAACGATCTGACGATCAAAAATATCCGTCTCTGGGACCATCGTCCGTTGCTCACGACGTACGGCCAGCTCCAGGAGATCCGGACCTACTATAAGTTTATGGACGTGGACAACGACCGGTACCAGATCGACGGCGAGTACCGGCAGGTCATGATCTCGGCCAGAGAGATGTCGCAGCAACATCTGCCGGGTCGAAGTTGGATCAATGAACACCTGATCTTTACCCACGGCTACGGGGTCGTCCTCGGACCCGTCAACCGGGTTACTCCGGAGGGGCTACCGGAGTTCCTGATCAAGGACATCCCGCCGGTCTCCACCACGCCGATCAAGGTCACGCGTCCGGAGATCTACTACAGTGAGGTCGCCAACGACTACGTCATCGTTAAGACGCAAGCCCAGGAGTTGGATTACCCCTCAGGCGATAAAAACGTCTATAGCACGTATACCGGCGACGGGGGTGTGCCGCTCACGACGCTCGGACGAAAACTGCTGTTCGCCAGCCGCTTCGGGACGCTCAAGATCCTCCTCTCACAAGACCTGACGATGGACAGCAGGATCATGTATCACCGACAGATCTCCGAGCGAGTCCAGAAGGCGGCGCCCTTTTTAAGCTTCGATCGGGACGCGTATATGGTCATCGCCAAGGACGGCCGCCTGTTCTGGATCATCGACGCCTACACCATCTCGGATATGTATCCGTACTCCGAACCGATCCGCGGCGTGGGCAACTATATTCGCAACTCGGTCAAGGTGGTGGTAGACGCCTACAACGGGAGCCTCAGCTTCTACATCGCCGATCAGACAGATCCTGTGATCAAGGCCTACGACCGGGCATTCCCTGGACTGTTTCAACCGCTCGAGGCGATGCCGGACGACCTGAAGAGCCATCTTCGCTATCCTCAAGGGATGTTCAACATCCAGGCCAGACTCTATAGCACCTACCACATGCAGGACCCTCAGGTCTTTTACAACAAAGAAGATCTCTGGAGTATTCCCGCCGAGATGGAGCCGTACCATTCCATCATGCGGCTTCCGGACGAGACGAAGGAAGAGTTCATCCTCCTCTTGCCGTTCACGCCGAATAAGAAAGACAACATGATTGCCTGGCTCGCGGCCCGCAGCGACCCGCCGAACTACGGGAAGCTGACCGCCTTCAACTTCCCCAAGGCGAAGATGGTCTACGGTCCGCGACAGATCAACGCCCGTATCGACCAGGATTCCTTTATCTCGCAGCAGCTTTCGCTCTGGAGCCAGCGCGGCTCCACCGTGATCCGAGGCAGCATGCTGGCCATTCCGATCGAGCGGTCGCTGCTCTACGTTCAGCCGCTCTACCTGGCGGCTGAGAAGGGGTCGCTGCCGGAGTTGAAGCGGATCATCGTCGCGCATGGGAACTCGATCGCCATGGAAGAAACACTCGACGGCGCCCTGGCCAGAGTCTTTGGCGGGGCGGCGAGGGGCCCTGTCACGGCAAGTCTTCCCTCCGGCGCAGCCGCACTCCCGCAGGTGGACAGCTCACTCAAGGCGCTGGCCGCTCGCGCCTACGACCATTATACGCGGGCACAGGACCTGCTTCGGCAGGGCAACTTCGCCGGCTACGGCGACGAGGTCAAACGCCTGGAGTCGGCGCTGAAGGAACTCCGCACCCGCGCCGGCAAATAGCCAATATCGGAGTATCGTAGGTCGGGTTAGCGCAGCGTAACCCGACAAGCAAGTAGCCTCGCTCCGGCGAGTCTCTTCACATTGCCATTCCGGGCTTGACCCGGAATCCAGCTCCCCAATCACGCGACCGCCCACTCCGCGGACAGCACCTCGGCCTGCTCCAGCACCGTCTGCGTCGCCTTCTCCTGCTTGTCCGGCGGGTAGCCGTGCTTGCGCAGAATCCGCTTCACCAGCACGCGCAGGTGGGCGCGCACATTCTCGCGCACGGTCCAGTCGATGGTGACGTTGGCGCGCACGGTCGCCACAAGTTCGCGGGCGATGTGTCGAAGCGTGTCGTCTCCCAGCACCTTCACCGCGCTGTCGTTGGTCTCGAGCGCATCGTAAAAGGCCAACTCGTCCTCGGCGAGGCCAAGCTGCTCACCGCGCGCGTCTGCCTCGCGCATCTCCCTGGCGAGCGCAATCAACTCCTCGATCACCTGCGCCGCCTCGACGGCACGGTTCTGATAACGGCGGATCGCCTGCTCGAGCATCTCGGCAAAGGAGCGAGCTTGAACCACGTTCTTGCGCCGCCGGCCGCGAATCTCTCCGGATAGCAGCTTGCGCAGCAGCTCCACCGCCAGATTGCGCTGCGGCATCCCGCGTACCTCAGTCAGGAACTCCTCGGAGAGGATCGCGATGTCCGGCTTCTTGAGCCCGGCGGCCGCGAAGATGTCCACCACCCCCTCGGAGGCGACGGCCCGCGATACGATCTGCCGGACGGCGTAATC of Candidatus Methylomirabilis tolerans contains these proteins:
- a CDS encoding efflux RND transporter periplasmic adaptor subunit gives rise to the protein MRRDFLYLGIGLSLLLPLVALGCSREQAANGASAVAKEQSLAITVAPVEARDMIRRVEVVGTLEADEEVMVYGQVSGSVERVLVDLGDRVRAGQPLLQLDQADLQLQVGKAEAILRQTRTRLGAMDGGDMLPDDQQPVVRQAKANSDDAALWYERMQSLYKEGAVSRNDLDTALAKSQALQAALDGAMSQVRALADQLREQQAALDLARRNLQYTVIRAPIDGSIKERNVSAGQYIAGGSMQNTKLLTLVRDDPLKLKASVPERFQGQIRPGQEVKVQVEAYPGREFSGTAKRVGPAVFTDTRTFPIEARVPNREGLLKPGSFAKARIQIRVDRATPFVPEDAVYYFVGITKAFVVQDGIAQERQITVGERQDGLVEIVEGLQPGEQVATSRLSQLFDGATVQVITAR
- a CDS encoding TetR/AcrR family transcriptional regulator — translated: MKERLSAEERRRQIVEVAVELFSRKGFRGTRTREIAEAAGISEAMIYRHFATKRELYFAIIEAKSVTEELLASAATAAQKKDDAGVLRAVGLKMIEQTEADPSLMRLLLFSALEGHELSEIFFESRVKRLHEFLSSYIRRRIKEGRFRSIDTLVAARGFIGMIVHYLLIHELFGVKRPRRSSPEQVVELFVSVFLKGIER
- a CDS encoding translation elongation factor-like protein; the encoded protein is MPEMKVGYINEYFAKVGVAGIEITEGFLVVGDTIHIKGHTTEFTQRVDSIQLEHQTLQRAETGQVIGVKVRERVRLHDQVFKVIE
- the glgP gene encoding alpha-glucan family phosphorylase; protein product: MEVERPTPRTIAYFSMEVALESALPTYSGGLGVLAGDMLRSAADLGLSMVGVTLLHRKGYFSQRLDEEGRQYEEPATWPVDQLLHLTESTCQVEIEGRPVTIRAWRYLITGTSGTIVPVFLLDTDLPCNDPYDRTLTDYLYGGDQRYRLCQEVILGVGGVRMLRAMGYTQVFRFHMNEGHAALLALELLAEALKQTPQQQEDAVDLVKRLCVFTTHTPIPAGHDQFPLDLAQRILDANHWKALHTLVQPLGCCTGSLHMTCVGLHLSNYVNGVTKRHSEVSRTLFPNLAIGSITNGVHSATWTAPAFRILYDRYTPDWREDSFCLRYALGMPLNAIRQAHDEAKQLLIKEINRRTDAAFDQHAFTIGFARRATAYKRPDLLFFDPERLRRISIQHGPLQVIFSGKAHPKDDEGKTLIQKIFRWAKELAPEVKIAYLPNYDLDLGLLLTSGTDLWLNTPQPPHEASGTSGMKAAHNGVPSLSVLDGWWLEVPLEGVTGWAIGSRDNGTFERRDDKDAEELYGKLEDTILPLYYGNPDHWAELMRFTIALNASFFNTHRMIQEYVTHAYRDR
- the bioF gene encoding 8-amino-7-oxononanoate synthase, whose translation is MLSTEDVKMRSACDVLHLRNNTVRSLQRELDSLKADGLHRWLRRVDSPQGSRIRVDGREAIHLAGNDYLGLACHPLLTQAACQAALQYGCAAASARLISGNYDLYPQLEEQLARFKQTEAALLFSTGYQANLGVISALMGSQDVVFSDALNHASIVDGCRLSRAQVRIFPHNDLITLERLLKQEISTGRRLIVVDGLYSMDGDVAPLREIVGLAERYDCMTLVDDSHGTGVLGETGRGTAEAMGVLGRIDIETGSLAKALGGFGAYVVGSRTVVEYLINRARPFIFTCALPPAVPATVLKALTIVDQEPQRRQRLWDNTRYMRAGLREVGFEVSPSGTQIIPLMVGEPERTMRFCQELLDRGVFAQGIRYPSVPRGTERIRLTVTAAHSKADLDAALAALAEAGRTLQLV
- a CDS encoding UPF0182 family protein, whose translation is MAQRNGSAGDLKGRQIALVLLLLVVLAVGGQTVPLYSDWLWFQEVKLTKVFVTMLTTQLTLAVAFGLTFAVLVYVNLYLASRFTTTDVLLEVEDRFGLPSRLVIEPYFRPLLIPGVLGLGVFSAFRAAAAWERYIRFANALPFDIQDPIFRQDVGFYVFKLPFLSFLYSWLLSSVILILLLTTMTYLLFRGIQLTTRGPIIARLARTHLLVLGALLFLIKAVGYRLDTYQLLYSPSGMVFGASYSDINASLPALNFLTILAIFVALLCLAQIFQRGWRLVLVGIGMLVLASLIGLGLYPSFIQRFRVVPNEIVAESPYITHNIHFTRQAYGLDRIDEREFPAEETLTREDLRRNDLTIKNIRLWDHRPLLTTYGQLQEIRTYYKFMDVDNDRYQIDGEYRQVMISAREMSQQHLPGRSWINEHLIFTHGYGVVLGPVNRVTPEGLPEFLIKDIPPVSTTPIKVTRPEIYYSEVANDYVIVKTQAQELDYPSGDKNVYSTYTGDGGVPLTTLGRKLLFASRFGTLKILLSQDLTMDSRIMYHRQISERVQKAAPFLSFDRDAYMVIAKDGRLFWIIDAYTISDMYPYSEPIRGVGNYIRNSVKVVVDAYNGSLSFYIADQTDPVIKAYDRAFPGLFQPLEAMPDDLKSHLRYPQGMFNIQARLYSTYHMQDPQVFYNKEDLWSIPAEMEPYHSIMRLPDETKEEFILLLPFTPNKKDNMIAWLAARSDPPNYGKLTAFNFPKAKMVYGPRQINARIDQDSFISQQLSLWSQRGSTVIRGSMLAIPIERSLLYVQPLYLAAEKGSLPELKRIIVAHGNSIAMEETLDGALARVFGGAARGPVTASLPSGAAALPQVDSSLKALAARAYDHYTRAQDLLRQGNFAGYGDEVKRLESALKELRTRAGK